The Bacteroidota bacterium genome includes a region encoding these proteins:
- a CDS encoding T9SS type A sorting domain-containing protein, whose protein sequence is MKFKIFLFSFFLPPISFSQAPEIEWQNTIGGTSDDDLQSVVPTFDGGYILGGSSYSQDGFDKTEERIGDDDYWVVKINHLGIVEWDETIGGTGRDNVYAIQQTPDGGYIVGGESVSNISADKSENRIGGADYWIVKIDGEGNIEWENTIGAAGEEYFTALDQTADGGYIIGGYSHSNANGDKTEDLIGDHDYWIVKLDGEGNVEWDETIGGLWDDYLTAIQQTMDGGYIIGGYSDSDMSGDKSENTIGPDHLNDYWIVKIDNTGNIEWENTIGGTKDDALYAIQQTPDGGYIVGGGSYSNESADKSEHRLGETDYWVIKLYENGTIEWENTIGGDDDDYLYTLDQIPGDGYLLGGKSLSNISDDKTENMVGAPWYTGYDYWVVKLNNEGIVEWDNTIGGNDSDDCTSVKSTSDGGFVLAGYSESPVSGDKIEDIGEDDYWVVKLFPDSCFVITEICNGLDDDCNGIIDDGFIYLTYYEDADDDGFGNISITTTTCIGLPPPGFVADSSDCDDNNDLIYPSATEVCNGFDENCNILIDEGLTLYNYFADIDEDGFGNADEMISICNVLPPVGYITDSTDCDDTNDLIHEPILYYADIDGDLFGDELNSEYFCDIFIPDGYVTNNTDCDDLNILINPVTNEICNNIDDNCNTEIDEGLPMQTLYIDADGDNFGNYLIDTITCLLSITGYLSDSTDCDDTNPDIYPGATEILNGIDDDCDKLIDEGITAIIDQTNKFNISIYPNPNDGTFTITANVKTQYFASPELPTIEIYNNLGQLIYFKKINTSSGTINETIQLQNPSPGVYFVNLKNQHSILNNKLIIE, encoded by the coding sequence ATGAAATTCAAGATATTTTTATTCTCCTTTTTCCTTCCACCTATTTCCTTTTCTCAGGCTCCGGAAATTGAATGGCAGAATACTATTGGAGGTACATCTGATGATGATCTGCAATCTGTTGTTCCCACTTTTGATGGGGGATATATTTTAGGCGGCTCGTCGTACTCTCAGGACGGTTTTGATAAAACAGAAGAGCGCATTGGTGATGACGATTACTGGGTAGTTAAAATCAATCACCTGGGAATTGTTGAGTGGGATGAAACAATTGGAGGCACTGGAAGAGATAATGTATATGCCATTCAGCAAACGCCTGATGGGGGTTATATTGTGGGTGGAGAATCTGTATCAAATATTTCTGCTGACAAGTCGGAGAACAGGATCGGAGGAGCTGATTACTGGATCGTAAAAATTGATGGAGAAGGAAATATTGAATGGGAAAATACCATCGGTGCTGCAGGAGAGGAATATTTCACGGCATTGGATCAAACTGCTGATGGCGGATATATTATTGGCGGATATTCTCATTCCAATGCCAATGGTGATAAAACGGAAGACCTGATCGGCGATCATGACTATTGGATAGTAAAACTGGATGGTGAGGGGAACGTTGAATGGGACGAGACTATTGGAGGTCTCTGGGATGATTATCTGACCGCTATTCAGCAGACTATGGATGGGGGTTATATAATTGGAGGTTATTCAGATTCAGATATGTCGGGAGATAAATCTGAAAATACGATAGGTCCAGATCATTTGAATGATTACTGGATTGTAAAAATTGACAACACAGGAAATATTGAATGGGAAAATACTATTGGTGGAACTAAAGACGATGCGCTGTATGCCATTCAGCAAACTCCGGACGGAGGATATATTGTGGGTGGAGGGTCTTACTCAAACGAATCGGCAGACAAATCTGAACACAGGCTTGGAGAGACCGACTATTGGGTAATTAAACTTTATGAAAACGGAACTATTGAATGGGAAAATACAATTGGGGGCGACGATGACGATTACCTATATACTCTTGATCAAATTCCCGGTGATGGATATTTGCTGGGCGGCAAATCATTATCAAATATATCTGACGATAAAACCGAAAATATGGTAGGCGCACCATGGTATACGGGATACGATTATTGGGTAGTAAAATTAAATAATGAAGGGATAGTGGAATGGGATAATACCATTGGCGGCAATGATTCAGATGATTGCACATCAGTAAAAAGTACTTCTGATGGTGGTTTTGTGTTGGCGGGTTATTCAGAATCGCCGGTTTCGGGAGATAAGATCGAAGATATTGGCGAGGATGATTATTGGGTCGTAAAATTATTTCCCGATTCTTGTTTCGTCATCACAGAAATTTGCAATGGTCTCGACGACGACTGCAATGGCATCATCGACGACGGCTTTATTTACCTCACATATTATGAAGATGCAGATGACGACGGATTTGGGAATATTTCTATCACCACAACAACCTGCATAGGATTACCACCGCCCGGATTTGTAGCAGACAGCAGCGACTGTGATGATAATAACGATTTGATTTACCCTTCAGCAACTGAAGTATGCAATGGATTTGACGAAAACTGCAATATCCTTATTGATGAAGGCCTTACGCTCTACAATTATTTTGCAGATATTGACGAAGACGGTTTCGGTAATGCGGATGAAATGATTTCGATATGTAATGTTTTGCCACCTGTAGGATATATTACAGATAGCACCGACTGCGATGATACTAATGATCTCATTCATGAACCCATTTTATATTATGCAGATATTGACGGTGATCTATTCGGTGATGAATTAAATTCAGAATATTTCTGCGACATCTTTATTCCTGATGGATACGTTACGAATAATACGGATTGCGATGATTTAAATATTTTGATCAACCCTGTTACAAATGAAATCTGTAATAATATCGACGATAATTGCAACACAGAAATTGATGAAGGACTCCCGATGCAAACTTTATACATAGATGCTGATGGCGACAATTTCGGTAATTATTTAATTGATACCATCACCTGTTTGTTGAGTATCACGGGATACTTATCCGACAGCACAGATTGCGATGACACGAATCCTGATATATATCCCGGAGCAACAGAAATATTAAATGGAATTGATGATGACTGCGATAAATTAATTGATGAAGGTATTACAGCTATTATAGATCAAACAAATAAGTTCAATATCTCAATTTATCCAAATCCAAATGATGGAACATTTACAATAACTGCGAATGTAAAGACGCAATATTTTGCGTCTCCCGAGTTACCAACCATAGAAATATACAACAACCTCGGTCAATTAATTTATTTCAAAAAAATTAACACATCCTCCGGAACAATAAACGAAACCATCCAACTCCAAAACCCATCACCCGGTGTTTACTTTGTTAATTTAAAAAATCAACACTCTATTCTCAATAATAAATTAATTATCGAATAA
- a CDS encoding T9SS type A sorting domain-containing protein, with the protein MKIFYIFLFSSFLIPYSFSQAPEIEWQNTIGASYDEFRAIEQTQDGGYILGGYSSSPIGGDKTEGSFAQDYWIIKIDAAGNIIWENTLHGEDGDYLTNARQTDDGGYILGGHTQSGSGGDKSENTICDCTGDYDLWIVKVDATGNIEWENTIGGENYDFIYTDCLEHTIDGGYIVGSVSFSGISGDKTENNINGYNYWIFKLNASGNIVWQNTITGGGILQVVRETNEGGFILGGSSATSPAGDKTVGTYGNEDYWVVKTDALGNIEWQKNYGGNKQDQLMDLNQTLDGGYILGGFSYSGISGNKSETVWGGVDNYADYWVIKIDSLGNIIWQNDIGGFKDDFLLSVQQNTNGEYILGGYSGSGATGDKLETPIGGYDYWIVSLNELGNIEWQNTIGGSNDDYLYDIALTQEGGYTLGGTSYSSISGDKTENRIGSSFNYWIVKLFADECVPLVEICNVLDDDCNGIIDDGVIESITITPAGPTVFCQGGSVILNATYSGTSIQWKKNGANILGATSSTYSATTTGTYSAQTSSDCDTEISNEIFIQVNKKPNAFISAGGPTTFCTGGSVTLSANTGGGLGYQWYKGALPIAGATNINYIATTTGNYKCLVTKIVSGCSKQSNAIAVAVTCKEGEELFPDNHFIIYPNPSTEKITISLSSSILTTPHSPLTITDLSGKIIAQLNISSSETEIDISNYPTGIYFINIISSDNFFTEKFIK; encoded by the coding sequence ATGAAAATTTTCTACATATTTTTATTCTCCTCTTTCTTAATTCCCTACTCATTTTCACAGGCGCCGGAAATTGAATGGCAAAACACAATTGGCGCTTCTTACGATGAATTTCGTGCCATTGAACAAACGCAGGATGGAGGTTACATTTTAGGTGGTTATTCATCGTCACCAATAGGTGGAGATAAAACTGAGGGTTCTTTTGCGCAGGATTACTGGATCATTAAAATTGATGCCGCTGGAAATATCATTTGGGAAAATACCCTCCATGGTGAAGATGGCGACTATTTAACAAATGCACGACAAACAGATGATGGGGGTTATATATTAGGTGGTCATACTCAATCAGGTTCCGGTGGAGATAAATCTGAAAATACAATTTGCGATTGTACCGGGGATTACGATTTATGGATCGTAAAGGTTGATGCAACGGGAAATATAGAATGGGAAAATACAATTGGAGGAGAAAATTATGATTTTATTTATACTGATTGTTTGGAACATACTATTGATGGAGGTTATATTGTAGGAAGCGTATCGTTTTCAGGAATTAGTGGGGATAAAACAGAAAATAATATCAATGGTTATAATTATTGGATATTTAAATTAAATGCATCAGGTAATATAGTCTGGCAAAACACTATTACAGGCGGAGGAATATTGCAGGTAGTTCGTGAAACAAATGAAGGTGGATTTATCTTGGGAGGTTCTTCGGCCACTTCACCGGCTGGTGATAAAACGGTAGGTACTTATGGAAATGAAGATTATTGGGTAGTAAAAACGGATGCTTTGGGAAATATAGAATGGCAAAAAAATTATGGAGGCAATAAGCAGGATCAACTAATGGATCTAAATCAAACTTTGGATGGTGGATATATTTTAGGCGGATTTTCATATTCCGGAATTTCCGGTAATAAATCTGAAACTGTTTGGGGAGGAGTGGATAATTATGCCGACTACTGGGTAATTAAAATTGACAGTTTGGGAAATATTATTTGGCAAAATGATATAGGTGGTTTTAAAGATGATTTTTTATTGAGTGTTCAACAAAATACGAATGGTGAATATATTTTAGGTGGTTATTCAGGGTCAGGTGCAACAGGTGATAAATTAGAAACTCCAATTGGAGGATATGATTACTGGATAGTGTCATTAAATGAATTGGGAAACATCGAATGGCAAAATACAATTGGGGGATCCAATGATGATTATTTATATGATATTGCCTTAACACAAGAAGGTGGTTACACACTTGGAGGAACATCATACTCCTCAATTTCAGGTGATAAAACTGAAAATCGTATAGGCAGCTCTTTCAATTATTGGATCGTAAAATTATTTGCTGATGAATGTGTTCCATTGGTAGAAATATGTAATGTTCTCGATGATGACTGCAATGGAATTATTGATGATGGTGTTATAGAATCAATTACTATTACACCTGCTGGTCCAACCGTATTTTGTCAAGGAGGTTCAGTAATATTAAATGCAACTTATTCAGGGACTTCAATCCAATGGAAAAAGAACGGCGCCAATATTCTTGGAGCAACATCATCAACTTATTCTGCAACAACAACTGGAACATATTCCGCACAAACCTCCAGCGATTGCGATACAGAAATTTCAAATGAAATTTTCATACAAGTAAATAAAAAACCCAATGCATTTATTTCCGCCGGAGGCCCTACAACATTTTGTACCGGAGGTAGTGTAACATTATCTGCCAATACAGGCGGTGGATTAGGTTATCAATGGTATAAAGGTGCGTTGCCGATTGCAGGAGCTACAAATATTAATTATATTGCAACAACAACGGGAAATTATAAATGTCTTGTTACAAAAATAGTTTCCGGTTGTTCTAAACAATCCAATGCAATTGCTGTCGCAGTTACGTGTAAAGAAGGCGAAGAATTATTTCCGGATAATCATTTTATTATTTACCCAAATCCCTCAACAGAAAAAATTACTATCAGCCTTAGCAGTAGCATACTCACCACTCCCCATTCACCACTCACCATCACGGATCTCTCAGGAAAAATAATCGCTCAATTAAATATATCATCATCCGAAACAGAAATCGATATTTCAAATTATCCCACCGGCATTTATTTCATCAATATAATTTCAAGTGATAATTTCTTCACAGAAAAATTCATCAAATAA
- a CDS encoding T9SS type A sorting domain-containing protein, translating to MKPLLLIISFCFFYLSFLFSQTPVIQWQKSYGGTAFDSGVGIKQTPDGGYVVVGGTTSNNGHVSGLHGTEYDIWVFKTNAAGNVLWQNTLGGINGDYGYEIYLTPDGGYLVAGTSSSNDGDVTGHHGVSTSPDIWLAKLNNAGILIWQKSLGGNGGEAIGEVIFTLDGGYIFAGKTKSVNTGDVIGGHSIFSDDIWIVKTDSIGNILWQKIYGGLEDEYAYAMQVTDDGGYLVAGYANSTDFDVTGNHGEDDVWILKLNSIGDLIWQKSLGGLNDDQALAMCKTNDGHFIIAGSSESNDGDVSGHFGSNSTTDFWIVKIDSLANIVWQKSFGGTANETPTDIVKTMEDNYLITGGSYSADGDISSHNGSTSYADFWTIKIDGDGNLLWENSNGGTDFDYATSIITTADNGFIICGHTNSDDIDVTFNHGINDVWLVKFLPECTPTPELCNSLDDNCNGLIDDGITETISISAGGPTTFCQGGNVLLTATYSGATVQWKKNGVNIPGATLPTYLVNIKGTYTCVTTSPCGTALSSPIMVNVIKNPPAAITAGGATTFCAGGSVILTANAGGGLSYQWYKGASLIAGATSINYTATLAGNYKCRVTKTATGCFKNSNVISVSVPCKEGLPAYEAGELIGGQFTIYPNSASETIIIKVSNQLSPFSTLQITDVSGKIILELNISSTETVIDISNYPSGIYFVKLTIDGRQLTEKFIKQ from the coding sequence ATGAAACCTTTATTATTAATCATTTCATTTTGTTTTTTTTATCTATCGTTTTTGTTTTCTCAAACACCTGTTATTCAGTGGCAAAAATCTTATGGGGGTACCGCATTCGATTCAGGAGTTGGAATTAAACAAACTCCGGATGGCGGCTATGTTGTAGTGGGCGGTACAACATCTAATAATGGACATGTATCGGGCTTGCATGGCACTGAGTATGATATTTGGGTCTTTAAAACAAATGCTGCCGGAAATGTTTTATGGCAAAATACACTCGGAGGAATAAACGGTGATTATGGTTATGAAATTTATCTCACTCCAGATGGAGGATATTTGGTTGCAGGTACTTCATCTTCCAATGATGGTGATGTAACAGGGCATCATGGCGTCTCCACTTCGCCGGATATTTGGCTTGCTAAACTTAATAATGCAGGAATTCTGATTTGGCAAAAAAGTCTTGGTGGTAATGGTGGTGAAGCAATTGGAGAAGTAATTTTTACGCTCGATGGTGGATATATTTTTGCCGGAAAAACTAAATCGGTAAATACAGGCGATGTAATAGGGGGGCACAGTATTTTTTCAGATGACATCTGGATTGTAAAAACAGATTCCATAGGAAATATTCTTTGGCAAAAAATTTATGGCGGTTTAGAGGATGAATATGCATATGCTATGCAAGTTACGGATGATGGTGGTTATCTCGTTGCAGGATATGCCAATTCCACTGATTTTGATGTTACAGGAAATCATGGGGAAGATGATGTTTGGATATTAAAATTAAACAGTATCGGTGATTTAATATGGCAGAAATCACTTGGCGGTTTAAATGATGATCAGGCTTTAGCTATGTGCAAAACAAATGATGGTCATTTTATTATTGCAGGTTCATCTGAATCAAATGATGGCGATGTAAGCGGTCACTTTGGCTCTAATTCCACTACAGATTTTTGGATCGTTAAAATTGATTCACTTGCCAATATTGTATGGCAAAAATCATTTGGTGGAACCGCAAATGAAACACCCACAGATATAGTGAAAACAATGGAAGATAATTATTTAATTACCGGAGGTTCTTATTCTGCTGATGGAGATATTTCATCCCATAATGGTTCAACAAGTTATGCCGATTTTTGGACAATAAAAATAGATGGGGATGGAAATTTATTATGGGAAAACTCGAACGGAGGAACTGATTTTGATTATGCAACATCCATAATAACAACCGCAGATAATGGATTCATTATTTGTGGTCATACAAACTCAGATGATATAGATGTTACATTCAATCATGGGATAAATGATGTATGGCTGGTAAAATTTTTACCTGAATGTACTCCCACCCCCGAACTCTGCAACTCCCTCGACGACAACTGCAACGGCCTCATCGACGACGGCATCACCGAAACAATTTCCATCTCCGCCGGCGGGCCAACAACATTCTGTCAAGGTGGAAATGTATTATTAACTGCAACCTATTCCGGTGCAACAGTGCAATGGAAAAAGAACGGCGTAAATATTCCCGGTGCAACATTACCAACATATTTAGTAAATATAAAAGGAACATATACTTGTGTAACAACCAGTCCTTGTGGAACTGCATTATCATCTCCAATTATGGTTAATGTAATTAAAAATCCACCTGCAGCAATTACGGCAGGCGGAGCAACAACTTTCTGCGCAGGAGGATCAGTAATATTAACTGCGAATGCAGGTGGCGGATTAAGTTATCAATGGTATAAAGGCGCATCATTAATTGCAGGAGCAACATCAATAAATTACACAGCAACATTAGCAGGAAATTATAAATGCCGAGTTACAAAAACTGCAACAGGTTGTTTTAAGAATTCGAATGTGATTAGTGTGAGTGTACCTTGTAAGGAAGGCTTGCCTGCCTATGAGGCAGGGGAATTAATTGGAGGCCAATTTACTATTTATCCAAATTCTGCAAGCGAAACTATAATTATTAAAGTTTCTAATCAGCTTTCTCCTTTTTCCACACTTCAAATTACTGACGTTTCAGGAAAAATAATTTTGGAACTAAATATCTCTTCAACTGAAACAGTGATTGATATTTCAAATTATCCATCCGGCATTTATTTCGTGAAACTGACAATTGATGGTAGGCAACTAACTGAAAAATTTATTAAGCAATAA
- a CDS encoding T9SS type A sorting domain-containing protein: protein MKRNLFLLLNILFYLNNTFSQAPEIEWQKSLGGSMDDFGNLQKTIDGGYISSSASFSNDGDVSGHHGSSLYSDVWVIKLDSAFNIEWQKSYGGTLSDWPAGIRQNAEGNFYVFAQSSSIDGDVPVNYGEGDYWIFKINSIGDILWSKVYGGSSNDAARNIQITSDGGCLLVGDSRSYDGDVSGLHGLGGSSDCWIVKLDTEGNMEWEKCFGGSSAELGLSAYVDTDGYVIAGPAFSNDGDVSGNNGLYDFWIFKLSFDGILIWQNCYGGTKYDYCFSVDGTADSGYILTGYSESNNGDVSGHHGASAKIDAWVIKVDHTGNLEWQQSYGGTKDEYGKRIKQTLDGGYILTGSATSIDGDVSINKGGDDCWLLKLNSSGIIEWETTYGGSADETGGSILELPEGDWLIANHTLSNDEDVLFNHGGEDFWIVRFGEACTPTPELCNSLDDNCNGLIDDAITETISISAGGPITFCQGGNVLLTATYSGATVQWKKNGTNIPGATSPTYLVNSKGTYTCETTSPCDTELSTGIFVNVQKNPPASITAGGATTFCAGGSVVLTANAGGGLSYQWYKGESLIAGATSINYTATIAGNYKCRVTKTATGCFKNSNVINVSVPCKEGEIYNEEDAFSIYPNPNDGTFTIEANVKTQDFVSQVSTIEIFNNLGQLIFFKDVISNNGIINETIELDKIIPGMYLVKLNSDLRLSKIIVIK from the coding sequence ATGAAAAGAAATTTATTTCTACTCCTAAATATTCTATTTTACCTAAACAACACTTTTTCTCAGGCTCCGGAAATTGAGTGGCAGAAATCTCTGGGTGGATCAATGGATGATTTTGGAAACTTGCAGAAAACGATTGATGGTGGTTACATAAGTTCGAGTGCATCTTTTTCAAATGATGGTGATGTAAGCGGACACCATGGTTCGAGTTTATATTCAGATGTTTGGGTAATCAAGTTAGATTCTGCATTCAATATTGAATGGCAGAAATCCTACGGGGGAACACTATCGGATTGGCCAGCCGGCATAAGGCAAAATGCGGAGGGAAATTTTTATGTATTTGCACAATCAAGTTCTATTGATGGAGATGTTCCGGTTAATTATGGAGAAGGTGATTATTGGATTTTTAAAATCAATTCGATCGGTGATATTTTATGGTCTAAGGTTTATGGTGGTTCGAGCAACGACGCTGCGCGCAATATTCAAATCACATCAGATGGTGGTTGTTTACTGGTTGGAGATAGCAGATCCTACGATGGTGATGTTAGCGGTTTGCATGGATTAGGTGGTAGTTCTGATTGCTGGATTGTTAAATTAGATACAGAAGGGAACATGGAATGGGAAAAATGTTTTGGTGGTTCAAGTGCTGAGTTGGGATTATCAGCATATGTAGATACAGATGGATATGTAATTGCCGGACCAGCATTTTCTAATGATGGAGATGTAAGTGGAAATAATGGATTATATGATTTTTGGATATTCAAATTAAGTTTTGATGGAATATTGATCTGGCAAAATTGTTATGGAGGTACAAAATATGATTATTGTTTTTCAGTAGATGGTACTGCAGATAGTGGATATATTCTAACAGGATATTCTGAATCAAATAATGGTGACGTATCTGGCCATCATGGTGCATCGGCAAAAATAGATGCATGGGTTATTAAAGTTGATCATACAGGAAATTTGGAATGGCAGCAGTCATATGGAGGAACTAAGGATGAATATGGCAAACGAATTAAACAAACTCTGGACGGTGGATATATTTTAACTGGTTCAGCAACTTCAATTGACGGCGATGTTAGCATAAATAAAGGGGGTGATGATTGTTGGTTACTGAAATTAAATAGCAGTGGAATCATTGAGTGGGAAACTACTTATGGTGGTTCAGCAGATGAAACAGGAGGTTCAATTTTAGAATTGCCTGAAGGAGATTGGTTAATTGCAAATCACACATTATCAAATGATGAAGATGTTTTATTTAATCATGGTGGTGAAGATTTTTGGATAGTCCGTTTTGGTGAGGCTTGCACCCCAACCCCCGAACTCTGCAACTCCCTCGACGACAATTGCAACGGCCTCATCGACGATGCCATCACAGAAACAATTTCCATCTCCGCTGGCGGACCAATTACATTCTGCCAAGGTGGAAATGTCTTATTAACCGCAACCTATTCTGGTGCAACTGTGCAATGGAAAAAGAACGGAACAAACATTCCAGGTGCAACATCACCAACATATTTAGTTAATTCAAAGGGAACATATACTTGTGAAACAACGAGTCCTTGCGATACAGAATTATCCACCGGTATTTTTGTAAATGTGCAAAAAAATCCTCCTGCAAGTATAACAGCCGGCGGAGCAACAACTTTCTGCGCAGGAGGTTCCGTAGTATTAACTGCAAACGCAGGTGGTGGATTAAGTTATCAATGGTATAAGGGCGAATCTTTAATTGCAGGTGCAACATCAATAAATTATACTGCAACAATTGCCGGAAATTACAAATGCAGAGTAACAAAAACTGCAACGGGTTGTTTTAAAAATTCGAATGTGATTAATGTGAGTGTGCCTTGTAAGGAAGGGGAGATATACAATGAAGAAGATGCATTCTCAATTTACCCGAATCCGAATGATGGAACGTTTACGATCGAGGCAAATGTAAAGACACAAGATTTTGTGTCTCAGGTGTCAACAATAGAGATTTTTAATAATCTTGGACAATTGATATTTTTCAAGGATGTTATTTCTAATAATGGAATAATAAATGAAACTATTGAATTGGATAAGATTATTCCAGGTATGTATTTAGTAAAATTGAACTCCGACTTACGGCTTTCAAAAATAATTGTAATAAAATAA